In the Geobacter sp. FeAm09 genome, one interval contains:
- a CDS encoding HD-GYP domain-containing protein, with translation MNEHILIVDDEEMIRELLASALLQEGYACHLAANVDEAFTILSEHPIVLVISDIMMPGRSGVDLLRDIKKVDADIAVLMVTGLSDMNTALEFIHLGADDYISKPFSINRVFLTVKNLLEKRNLAIEKKNYQISLEFKVLEQTEQIRRTMNELHKAYDHTLTALVKALDAREKEVGSHSERVMNYTSLMAAKLGIHGNDLEQLAKGALLHDIGKIGISDNILLKPGALNDSEWVEMRRHPQVGYAILSEIGFLKGPAEIILTHHERFDGTGYPKGLKGEQIPIGSRIFAVVDTLDAMTSDRPYRKALPFDAVTSEVRTFRGSQFDPDIADLFLSLTRSQWEECAGKNFI, from the coding sequence ATGAATGAACACATCCTGATTGTCGATGACGAGGAAATGATCAGAGAACTGCTTGCCTCGGCCCTCCTCCAGGAAGGCTATGCCTGCCACCTGGCAGCCAACGTGGATGAGGCGTTCACCATTCTGAGCGAACACCCGATCGTACTGGTCATATCCGACATCATGATGCCGGGCAGAAGCGGCGTCGATCTGCTGCGGGACATCAAGAAGGTCGATGCCGACATCGCGGTGCTGATGGTCACCGGGCTCTCCGACATGAACACCGCGCTGGAGTTCATCCACCTCGGCGCGGACGATTACATCTCCAAGCCCTTCAGCATCAACCGCGTGTTCCTGACGGTCAAGAACCTCCTGGAGAAGCGCAATCTGGCCATCGAAAAGAAAAACTACCAGATAAGCCTCGAATTCAAGGTCCTGGAACAGACCGAACAGATTCGCCGCACCATGAACGAGTTGCATAAAGCCTATGACCACACCCTGACCGCCCTGGTCAAGGCCCTGGACGCCCGGGAAAAAGAGGTCGGCTCCCATTCGGAGCGGGTGATGAACTACACCTCGCTCATGGCCGCCAAGTTGGGTATCCATGGCAACGATCTCGAACAGCTGGCCAAGGGGGCACTGCTCCACGACATCGGCAAGATCGGCATTTCGGACAATATCCTGCTCAAGCCGGGCGCGCTGAACGACAGCGAATGGGTCGAGATGCGCCGCCATCCCCAGGTGGGCTATGCCATCCTGTCCGAAATCGGATTTCTGAAGGGCCCGGCCGAGATCATTCTCACCCATCACGAGCGTTTCGACGGCACCGGGTATCCCAAGGGGCTCAAAGGCGAACAGATCCCCATCGGTTCGCGGATCTTCGCCGTGGTGGACACCCTGGACGCCATGACCTCGGACCGCCCCTACCGGAAGGCGCTCCCGTTCGATGCCGTCACCAGCGAGGTGCGCACCTTCCGCGGCAGCCAGTTCGATCCCGACATCGCCGACCTCTTTCTTTCCCTGACCCGCAGCCAGTGGGAAGAGTGCGCCGGCAAAAACTTTATCTGA
- a CDS encoding ABC transporter ATP-binding protein, with the protein MIELSHVTKSFNIGRSNQFTAVDDVSLTIGSGQLTIFKGPSGSGKTTLLSLVGCMSRPSSGRIRLHGIRPAFLAPQEGDGGFDISSLPERFLTEIRRTTFGFIFQQFNLVRGISVLENVMLPAYPTPESHAVFQARARELLQLFAIGRHASSRVELLSGGELQRVAIARALINNPAVIIADEPTAHLDSKLSREFMEIVALFKTQGKTVLIASHDPIACDSRLADRVVEMRDGRTHPGGTES; encoded by the coding sequence GTGATAGAACTTTCCCATGTGACCAAGAGCTTCAACATCGGCAGGAGCAACCAGTTCACCGCCGTCGACGACGTCAGCCTGACCATCGGATCGGGGCAGCTTACGATCTTCAAGGGCCCGAGCGGCTCCGGCAAGACCACGCTCCTCTCCCTGGTCGGCTGCATGAGCCGCCCCAGTTCGGGGCGCATCCGCCTGCACGGCATCCGCCCGGCATTTCTCGCACCCCAGGAGGGGGACGGCGGCTTCGACATCTCCAGCCTGCCCGAGCGCTTCCTGACCGAAATCAGGCGCACCACCTTCGGCTTCATCTTTCAGCAGTTCAATCTGGTGCGGGGCATCTCCGTGCTGGAGAACGTCATGCTCCCCGCCTATCCGACCCCTGAAAGCCATGCCGTCTTCCAGGCGCGCGCCCGGGAACTGCTGCAGCTCTTCGCCATAGGGCGCCACGCCTCGTCACGGGTGGAATTGCTTTCGGGCGGCGAACTTCAGCGGGTGGCCATTGCCAGGGCGCTGATCAACAACCCGGCGGTGATCATCGCCGACGAACCGACCGCACACCTGGACAGCAAGCTTTCCCGGGAGTTCATGGAGATCGTCGCCCTGTTCAAGACCCAGGGCAAGACCGTGCTGATCGCCAGCCACGACCCCATCGCCTGCGATTCCCGCCTGGCCGACCGGGTCGTGGAGATGCGGGACGGCCGCACCCACCCCGGCGGGACGGAATCGTGA
- a CDS encoding class 1 fructose-bisphosphatase, whose protein sequence is MPSEPGKTKFQIDLRAHLREQNISDNLVHLICEIAEASKYVINAVRTGDLGVAGTSNLYGEEQLALDVLSDRIMRKRLIHSGVVCNIASEEMEEIYQVTSNPQGMFSVAYDPLDGSSLVDVNLAVGTIVGIYQGCDLLQPGRKMVGAMYILYGPRVSLVYSIGKGVYEFTMNQLMEFTLTRENVRMKPSGDIYAPGGLRKKYTEENELFIRHLEDKGSKLRYSGGFVPDINQVLMKGKGIFMYPSLTDSPNGKLRLLFELNPMAYLIEQAGGAATNGTIPILDIMPEGLDQRAPVYIGSREDVEKAGEFLNGGHA, encoded by the coding sequence ATGCCCAGCGAACCAGGAAAAACCAAATTTCAGATAGATCTGCGCGCGCATCTGCGCGAACAGAACATCAGCGACAATTTGGTTCATCTGATCTGTGAAATCGCCGAAGCAAGCAAATATGTCATCAATGCCGTGCGTACCGGCGATCTGGGGGTGGCCGGCACCTCGAACCTCTACGGCGAGGAACAGTTGGCCCTGGACGTGCTCTCCGACCGCATCATGCGCAAGCGCCTGATCCATTCCGGCGTGGTGTGCAACATCGCTTCCGAGGAGATGGAGGAAATCTACCAGGTCACCAGCAATCCCCAGGGGATGTTCTCGGTGGCGTACGATCCCCTGGACGGTTCATCCCTGGTGGATGTGAACCTGGCCGTGGGTACCATTGTGGGCATCTATCAGGGGTGCGACCTGCTCCAGCCGGGGCGCAAGATGGTCGGCGCCATGTATATCCTCTACGGGCCGCGGGTTTCCCTGGTTTACTCCATCGGCAAGGGGGTCTACGAATTTACTATGAACCAGTTGATGGAGTTCACCCTGACCAGGGAGAACGTCCGGATGAAACCGAGCGGGGATATCTACGCCCCGGGCGGTCTGCGCAAGAAATACACGGAAGAAAACGAACTCTTCATCCGCCACCTGGAGGACAAAGGCTCGAAATTGCGTTATTCCGGCGGCTTTGTACCGGATATCAACCAGGTGCTGATGAAAGGGAAGGGGATCTTCATGTACCCGTCCCTCACGGACAGCCCCAACGGCAAACTGCGCCTGCTGTTCGAACTCAACCCCATGGCGTATCTCATCGAACAGGCTGGCGGAGCCGCCACCAACGGCACGATTCCCATCCTGGACATCATGCCGGAAGGTCTGGACCAGCGCGCCCCGGTTTACATCGGGAGCCGCGAGGATGTGGAAAAGGCCGGAGAGTTCCTGAATGGCGGCCATGCCTAG